The Streptomyces sp. NBC_01775 genome includes a region encoding these proteins:
- the egtD gene encoding L-histidine N(alpha)-methyltransferase, whose product MSTSRFTLTRALPLGATAAALASDVAAGLSSEPKSLPPRWFYDAHGSALFEEITALPEYYPTRAEHEILTRRAAEIARLTRARTLIELGSGSSAKTGLLLDALPPHLSYVPVDVSQSALEAAGRGLLADRPELRVHALVADFQDGLELPDCPGPRLVAFLGGTIGNLLPAERARFLTSLRSLLAPDDALLLGTDLVKDPTVLVAAYDDARGVTARFNKNVLRVLARELDADCDPADFDHVAVWDPDREWIEMRLRARTALTVKIRALGSSVDFKAGEELRTEISAKFRPEGLRTELAAAGWRTVRCWTDARDRFALSLALPEE is encoded by the coding sequence GTGAGCACGTCCCGCTTCACGCTCACCCGCGCCCTGCCGCTCGGAGCCACCGCCGCCGCGCTGGCCTCCGACGTGGCCGCGGGCCTGTCGAGCGAGCCGAAGTCGCTGCCGCCGCGGTGGTTCTACGACGCGCACGGCAGCGCCCTGTTCGAGGAGATCACCGCCCTGCCCGAGTACTACCCCACGCGGGCCGAGCACGAGATCCTCACCCGGCGCGCCGCCGAGATCGCCCGGCTCACCCGGGCCCGCACCCTGATCGAGCTCGGCTCCGGCTCCTCCGCCAAGACCGGGCTGCTGCTGGACGCGTTGCCGCCGCACCTGTCGTACGTGCCGGTGGACGTCAGCCAGAGCGCGCTGGAGGCGGCCGGCCGGGGCCTGCTGGCGGACCGCCCCGAACTGCGGGTGCACGCCCTGGTCGCCGACTTCCAGGACGGTCTGGAGCTGCCCGACTGTCCGGGGCCGCGCCTGGTGGCGTTCCTCGGCGGCACCATCGGCAACCTCCTGCCCGCCGAACGGGCGCGCTTCCTGACCTCCCTGCGCTCGCTGCTCGCCCCCGACGACGCGCTGCTCCTCGGCACGGATCTGGTCAAGGACCCTACGGTGCTGGTGGCCGCCTACGACGACGCGCGGGGCGTGACGGCGCGGTTCAACAAGAACGTGCTCCGGGTCCTGGCCCGCGAACTGGACGCCGACTGCGATCCGGCCGACTTCGACCACGTCGCGGTCTGGGACCCGGACCGCGAGTGGATCGAGATGCGGCTGCGGGCCCGTACGGCGCTCACGGTGAAGATCCGCGCCCTGGGCTCCAGCGTCGACTTCAAGGCCGGTGAGGAGCTGCGGACCGAGATCTCGGCGAAGTTCCGGCCCGAGGGACTGCGCACGGAGCTCGCCGCGGCCGGCTGGCGCACGGTCAGGTGCTGGACCGACGCCCGGGACCGCTTCGCCTTGAGCCTGGCCCTTCCCGAGGAGTGA
- a CDS encoding serine/threonine protein kinase, with amino-acid sequence MREPGEQQSEGGDTGEGRLLAGRYRVRGQLGRGGMGAVWRAVDEVLAREVAVKELRTYSDASQAELAALHTRMQREARAAARVRHPGVIAVHDVTQHEGRPVIVMELVEGASLADVLDRRGPLGPDEAARIGAQVLDALAAAHRVGVLHRDVKPGNILLEHAEAAPGGSLGTGRVVLTDFGIAAMEDPGDGFATRLTGSGELVGSLDYLAPERAAGGDPGPPSDVWALGATLYAAVEGVSPFRRTSTWSTLAAIVTEPLPVPRNVGPLEPALNELLDKDPARRADAARAAALLEAVATGAPVPPAESAGAGREQEPDPTATPAPASGTPYTPTSHSGQPSAGTPAPSGEFGPAQHPGGPQQPANPQHPGGPRATGATREYGDGVASPRGSRQRARIVAAAVATVLVAGGVTFAALSQGGKDDPEASASGGARSGAPGSGGGEDSGNDRIGKRDKRQQDGKDTSEDEPSPSRSAGASGDASSGSSGGKDHGGEKGGSGDGKPAGSQGGKGGGSGDGGFGGGGPAPSPVCHSKGGGKYDCQVWRSATSYDAGHQPVGKLNAGTNYFYCQTKLSHRETYGRWTNVWWAKTDDDSGNRNVYVSDVYVKGGDNDKPVPGLPVC; translated from the coding sequence GTGCGGGAACCGGGGGAACAGCAGTCCGAGGGCGGGGACACGGGCGAAGGCAGGCTGCTCGCCGGCCGCTACCGGGTGCGCGGCCAACTGGGCCGTGGCGGCATGGGAGCGGTCTGGCGCGCGGTCGACGAAGTGCTCGCGCGCGAGGTGGCGGTCAAGGAACTGCGCACCTACAGCGACGCGAGCCAGGCCGAACTCGCCGCCCTGCACACCAGGATGCAGCGCGAGGCGCGCGCCGCCGCCAGGGTGCGCCACCCCGGGGTCATCGCCGTCCACGACGTGACCCAGCACGAGGGGCGCCCCGTCATCGTCATGGAGCTGGTCGAAGGCGCCTCGCTCGCCGACGTGCTGGACCGCCGCGGGCCGCTCGGCCCGGACGAGGCGGCCCGGATAGGAGCGCAGGTGCTGGACGCGCTCGCCGCCGCGCACCGGGTGGGCGTGCTGCACCGTGACGTCAAGCCCGGCAACATCTTGCTGGAGCACGCGGAAGCGGCACCCGGTGGGAGCCTGGGCACCGGGCGGGTCGTGCTCACCGACTTCGGTATCGCCGCCATGGAGGACCCGGGCGACGGCTTCGCCACCCGGCTGACCGGCAGCGGCGAGCTGGTCGGCTCCCTGGACTACCTCGCTCCCGAGCGTGCCGCCGGCGGCGATCCGGGACCGCCCTCGGACGTGTGGGCGCTGGGCGCGACGCTGTACGCGGCGGTGGAGGGCGTCTCGCCGTTCCGCCGCACCTCGACCTGGTCGACGCTCGCCGCCATCGTGACCGAGCCGCTGCCGGTGCCGCGCAATGTCGGCCCCTTGGAGCCGGCGCTCAACGAACTGCTGGACAAGGACCCGGCGCGGCGCGCGGACGCCGCACGGGCCGCCGCGCTGCTGGAGGCGGTGGCCACCGGCGCGCCCGTGCCGCCCGCCGAGAGCGCGGGCGCGGGCCGTGAGCAGGAGCCGGACCCCACGGCCACACCGGCGCCCGCCTCCGGGACGCCGTACACCCCGACCTCCCACAGCGGGCAGCCCTCCGCCGGAACCCCGGCACCTTCGGGGGAGTTCGGCCCGGCCCAGCACCCCGGCGGCCCGCAGCAGCCCGCCAACCCGCAGCACCCCGGAGGGCCGCGGGCCACCGGAGCCACCCGGGAGTACGGCGACGGTGTCGCGTCCCCTCGCGGGTCCCGGCAGCGTGCGCGGATAGTGGCGGCGGCCGTCGCCACCGTGCTGGTCGCCGGCGGCGTCACCTTTGCGGCGCTCAGCCAGGGCGGAAAGGACGACCCGGAAGCCTCCGCCTCCGGCGGGGCCCGCTCCGGCGCGCCAGGCTCCGGCGGCGGCGAGGACTCGGGCAACGACAGGATCGGCAAGCGGGACAAGCGCCAACAGGACGGCAAGGACACGTCCGAGGACGAGCCCTCCCCCTCCCGTTCTGCCGGCGCTTCCGGCGACGCCTCTTCTGGGTCCTCGGGCGGCAAGGACCACGGCGGGGAAAAGGGCGGGAGCGGCGACGGGAAGCCGGCCGGCTCCCAAGGCGGGAAGGGCGGAGGCTCAGGGGACGGCGGCTTCGGAGGCGGCGGACCGGCACCCTCGCCCGTGTGCCACTCCAAGGGCGGCGGCAAGTACGACTGCCAGGTGTGGCGCAGCGCCACCTCCTACGACGCGGGCCACCAGCCCGTCGGCAAGCTCAACGCCGGGACGAACTACTTCTACTGCCAGACGAAGCTCTCCCACCGTGAGACCTACGGCCGCTGGACGAACGTGTGGTGGGCGAAGACGGACGACGACAGCGGGAACAGGAACGTGTACGTCAGCGACGTCTACGTCAAGGGCGGCGACAACGACAAGCCCGTCCCTGGGCTCCCCGTCTGCTGA
- a CDS encoding DUF6986 family protein, which translates to MSQGGTVSTSFGTSVVEGISRALAPVDTELARRYPGEPPTRQPVHTVYVPADAVTASTVREWGEAALALLDAHAPDPGALARVLGMDEELAGPVHERIREKLRSEPVEDLRIDFEDGYGPRPDDEEDAAAVRAARLVAATLADGAEGPAPACAGIRMKCMEAAVRDRGIRTLDIFLTTLAEAGGLPGGLVLTLPKVTYPEQVGAMVRLCEEFEKAHGLAVGRIGFEIQIETTQSILGADGRATVARMIDAAKGRATSLHYGTFDYSASCGVSAAYQAMDHPAADHAKAVMQVAAAGTGVRLSDGSTNVLPVGGQEQVHNAWRLHHSLVLRSLARAYYQGWDMHPGHLPTRYAAVYAFYREGLARAGERLAAYVGRAGGDVMDEPATARALSNYLLRGLDCGALSAAEVEKASGMDRTALDTLAGRTRG; encoded by the coding sequence ATGTCGCAGGGCGGTACGGTCAGCACCAGCTTCGGCACGTCCGTGGTGGAGGGGATCTCGCGGGCGCTGGCGCCGGTGGACACCGAACTCGCCCGGCGCTACCCGGGAGAGCCCCCGACGCGCCAGCCCGTGCACACCGTCTACGTCCCCGCCGACGCCGTCACGGCGAGCACCGTACGCGAGTGGGGCGAGGCGGCTCTCGCCCTGCTGGACGCGCACGCCCCCGACCCGGGCGCGCTCGCGCGGGTGCTCGGAATGGACGAGGAGCTGGCCGGTCCGGTCCACGAGCGGATACGGGAGAAGCTGCGGAGCGAGCCCGTCGAGGATCTGCGGATCGACTTCGAGGACGGCTACGGCCCCCGCCCCGACGACGAGGAGGACGCCGCAGCCGTGCGGGCCGCGCGCCTGGTCGCCGCCACGCTCGCCGACGGCGCCGAGGGCCCCGCTCCCGCCTGCGCGGGCATCCGGATGAAGTGCATGGAGGCGGCCGTACGCGACCGGGGCATCCGCACCCTCGACATCTTCCTGACCACCCTGGCCGAGGCGGGCGGGCTGCCCGGCGGACTGGTGCTGACGCTGCCCAAGGTGACCTACCCGGAGCAGGTCGGGGCGATGGTGCGGCTGTGCGAGGAGTTCGAGAAGGCGCACGGCCTCGCCGTGGGGCGGATCGGGTTCGAGATCCAGATCGAGACCACCCAGTCCATCCTGGGCGCCGACGGCCGCGCCACCGTGGCGCGGATGATCGACGCGGCAAAGGGCCGGGCCACCTCGCTGCACTACGGAACCTTCGACTACAGCGCCTCGTGCGGGGTCAGCGCCGCCTACCAGGCCATGGACCACCCCGCCGCCGATCACGCCAAGGCCGTCATGCAGGTGGCGGCGGCCGGGACCGGCGTGCGGCTCTCGGACGGCTCCACCAACGTGCTGCCGGTGGGCGGCCAGGAGCAGGTCCACAACGCCTGGCGGCTCCACCACTCGCTGGTGCTGCGGTCGTTGGCGCGCGCCTACTACCAGGGCTGGGACATGCACCCGGGCCACCTGCCGACGCGGTACGCCGCCGTCTACGCCTTCTACCGCGAGGGCCTGGCCCGTGCGGGCGAGCGCCTGGCCGCATACGTCGGCCGTGCGGGCGGCGATGTCATGGACGAGCCCGCCACGGCCCGCGCGTTGAGCAACTACCTGCTGCGCGGCCTGGATTGCGGCGCGCTGTCGGCCGCCGAGGTGGAAAAGGCGAGCGGAATGGACCGTACCGCCCTCGATACGCTCGCCGGGCGCACCCGGGGCTGA
- a CDS encoding subtilase-type protease inhibitor, whose protein sequence is MRKTAPRSTALTLAIAAMGSLGTLAFMTAPAQAAPAKATSLYAPSALVLTVTQGDSAAAAPERAVTLSCTPTATGTHPAADTACEQLRAAGGDFDALKSEGDLYCTREWRPVVVTAQGVWEGKRVDHERTYANTCVKNVEGSSVFAF, encoded by the coding sequence ATGCGGAAGACCGCACCCCGAAGCACCGCCCTCACCCTGGCGATCGCTGCGATGGGGTCCCTCGGCACACTCGCGTTCATGACCGCGCCCGCCCAGGCCGCGCCCGCGAAGGCCACCTCTCTCTACGCTCCCTCGGCCCTGGTCCTCACAGTCACCCAGGGGGACAGCGCCGCCGCGGCCCCCGAGCGCGCCGTCACCCTCAGCTGTACGCCCACCGCGACCGGCACCCATCCCGCCGCGGACACCGCCTGCGAGCAACTCCGCGCCGCCGGAGGTGACTTCGACGCCCTCAAGAGCGAGGGCGACCTGTACTGCACGAGGGAGTGGCGGCCGGTCGTGGTCACCGCCCAGGGCGTGTGGGAGGGCAAGCGCGTCGACCACGAGCGCACCTACGCCAACACCTGCGTGAAGAACGTCGAGGGCTCGTCCGTCTTCGCGTTCTGA
- a CDS encoding electron transfer flavoprotein subunit alpha/FixB family protein codes for MAEVLVYVDHVDGAVRKPTLELLTLARRVGEPVAVHLGPNAEDAAKILGEYGATRVLAADAPEFADYLVVPKVDALQAAYESVSPAAVLVPSSAEGKEIAARLAVRLGSGIITDAVDLEAGDEGPVTTQSVFAAAFTTKSRITKGTPVITVKPNSAAPEAAPAAGAVEQLAVSFGEAATGTKVTSRTPRESTGRPELTEAAIVVSGGRGVNGAENFPLIENLADALGAAVGASRAAVDAGWYPHSHQVGQTGKSVSPQLYVATGISGAIQHRAGMQTSKTIVAINKDAEAPIFDLVDYGVVGDLFEVVPQLTDEVKTRKG; via the coding sequence ATGGCTGAAGTTCTGGTCTACGTCGACCACGTGGACGGCGCCGTCCGCAAGCCCACCCTCGAACTGCTGACCCTGGCCCGCCGGGTCGGCGAGCCGGTCGCCGTGCACCTCGGCCCGAACGCCGAGGACGCCGCCAAGATCCTCGGCGAGTACGGCGCCACCCGCGTACTGGCCGCCGACGCGCCCGAGTTCGCCGACTACCTTGTCGTCCCCAAGGTCGACGCCCTCCAGGCCGCCTACGAGTCCGTCTCGCCCGCGGCCGTGCTGGTGCCGTCCTCCGCCGAGGGCAAGGAGATCGCGGCGCGGCTCGCCGTCCGCCTCGGCTCCGGCATCATCACCGACGCGGTGGACCTGGAGGCCGGTGACGAGGGTCCGGTGACCACGCAGTCCGTGTTCGCCGCCGCGTTCACCACCAAGTCCCGCATCACCAAGGGCACTCCGGTCATCACCGTCAAGCCCAACTCGGCGGCCCCGGAGGCGGCGCCGGCGGCCGGTGCCGTCGAGCAGCTCGCCGTCAGCTTCGGCGAGGCGGCGACCGGCACCAAGGTCACCTCGCGCACCCCGCGCGAGTCGACCGGCCGCCCCGAGCTGACCGAGGCGGCGATCGTGGTCTCCGGTGGCCGTGGCGTCAACGGAGCGGAGAACTTCCCGCTGATCGAGAACCTGGCCGACGCGCTGGGCGCGGCCGTCGGCGCCTCGCGCGCCGCGGTGGACGCGGGCTGGTACCCGCACTCCCACCAGGTCGGCCAGACCGGTAAGTCCGTCTCGCCGCAGCTCTACGTCGCCACCGGCATCTCCGGCGCGATCCAGCACCGGGCCGGTATGCAGACCTCGAAGACCATCGTCGCCATCAACAAGGACGCCGAGGCGCCGATCTTCGACCTCGTCGACTACGGCGTCGTCGGCGACCTGTTCGAGGTCGTTCCGCAGCTCACGGACGAGGTCAAGACCCGCAAGGGCTGA
- a CDS encoding electron transfer flavoprotein subunit beta/FixA family protein — protein sequence MSLRIVVCVKYVPDATGDRHFAEDLTTDRESVDGLLSELDEYAVEQALQIADEADDAEITVLTAGPEDAKDALRKALSMGADKAVHVEDDDLHGTDVLGTSYVLAKAVEKTGYDLVVCGMASTDGTMGVLPAMLAERLGVPQVTLLSEVSVEDGKVTGRRDGDAATEQLEAQLPAVVSVTDQSGEARYPSFKGIMAAKKKPVESLDLDDLDIEADEVGLEGAWTTVDGVTERPARTAGTVVKDEGEGGKQLAEYLAGQKFI from the coding sequence GTGAGCTTGAGGATCGTTGTCTGTGTGAAGTACGTGCCCGACGCCACCGGTGACCGGCACTTCGCGGAGGACCTGACCACCGACCGCGAGTCGGTCGACGGCCTGCTCTCCGAGCTGGACGAGTACGCGGTCGAGCAGGCTCTGCAGATCGCCGACGAGGCCGACGACGCGGAGATCACGGTGCTGACCGCCGGCCCGGAGGATGCCAAGGACGCCCTGCGCAAGGCGCTGTCCATGGGTGCCGACAAGGCCGTGCACGTCGAGGACGACGACCTGCACGGCACCGACGTCCTGGGCACCTCTTACGTGCTCGCCAAGGCCGTCGAGAAGACCGGATACGACCTGGTGGTCTGCGGCATGGCCTCCACCGACGGCACCATGGGCGTCCTCCCCGCGATGCTCGCCGAGCGCCTGGGTGTCCCGCAGGTGACGCTGCTGTCCGAGGTCTCGGTCGAGGACGGCAAGGTGACCGGCCGCCGCGACGGCGACGCCGCCACCGAGCAGCTGGAGGCGCAGCTCCCGGCCGTCGTCTCCGTCACCGACCAGTCGGGCGAGGCCCGTTACCCCTCCTTCAAGGGGATCATGGCCGCCAAGAAGAAGCCGGTCGAGTCGCTGGACCTGGACGACCTGGACATCGAGGCGGACGAGGTCGGCCTGGAGGGTGCCTGGACCACGGTCGACGGCGTGACCGAGCGCCCCGCGCGCACGGCGGGCACCGTCGTCAAGGACGAGGGTGAGGGCGGCAAGCAGCTCGCCGAGTACCTGGCCGGGCAGAAGTTCATCTGA
- a CDS encoding TlpA family protein disulfide reductase, with protein MDEREQADAGAAGAEVAKAQVLRTEVLGPEVLGVAALGERATLVQFSSAFCQPCRATRRTLADVSAMVEGVAHVEIDAEEHLSLVRELEITATPTVLVLDAAGRVVTRASGLPRRADVIAALGTAVG; from the coding sequence GTGGACGAGCGGGAACAGGCCGACGCCGGGGCGGCCGGGGCCGAAGTGGCCAAGGCCCAGGTGTTGAGGACCGAGGTGCTCGGGCCCGAGGTGCTCGGGGTTGCCGCGCTGGGGGAGCGGGCGACGCTCGTGCAGTTCTCCAGCGCCTTCTGCCAGCCCTGCCGCGCCACCCGCCGCACCCTCGCCGACGTCAGCGCCATGGTCGAGGGAGTCGCACACGTGGAGATCGACGCCGAGGAGCACCTGTCCCTCGTGCGCGAGCTGGAGATCACCGCCACCCCCACGGTGCTGGTGCTCGACGCGGCGGGCCGCGTCGTCACCAGGGCCTCGGGTCTGCCGCGCCGCGCCGACGTCATCGCCGCGCTGGGCACCGCCGTCGGCTGA
- a CDS encoding lysophospholipid acyltransferase family protein: MADLLYPPVIGAARAWFKALDLRFDIHGTEHVPSRGGAVLVSNHISYLDFIFTGLAARPAKRLVRFMAKDSVFRHKISGPLMRAMKHIPVDRSRGENAYAHALKALRSGEIIGVFPEATISRSFTLKDFKSGAARLAQEARVPLVPMALWGTQRLWTKGHKRDFGRHHLPLSIRVGEPMTAEQDEPAAGVTERLRERVQELLEAAQHAYPATPKGAADSWWQPAHLGGTAPTPAQARAL; encoded by the coding sequence GTGGCAGATCTCCTCTACCCGCCGGTGATAGGCGCCGCACGAGCGTGGTTCAAGGCTCTCGACCTGCGCTTCGACATCCACGGCACCGAACATGTGCCCTCGCGCGGTGGCGCCGTACTGGTGAGCAACCACATCAGCTACCTGGACTTCATCTTCACCGGGCTCGCCGCCCGGCCCGCCAAGCGCCTGGTCCGGTTCATGGCGAAGGATTCCGTCTTCCGGCACAAGATCTCCGGGCCGCTGATGCGCGCGATGAAGCACATTCCGGTCGACCGCTCGCGCGGGGAGAACGCCTACGCGCACGCACTCAAGGCACTGCGCTCCGGCGAGATCATCGGGGTCTTCCCGGAGGCGACCATCTCCCGCTCCTTCACCCTCAAGGACTTCAAGTCGGGCGCGGCCCGGCTGGCGCAGGAGGCCCGGGTGCCGCTGGTTCCCATGGCCCTGTGGGGGACGCAGCGGCTGTGGACCAAGGGCCACAAGCGGGACTTCGGACGCCACCACCTGCCGCTCTCCATCCGGGTCGGCGAGCCGATGACCGCGGAGCAGGACGAGCCCGCGGCCGGCGTCACAGAGCGGCTGCGCGAGCGCGTCCAGGAGTTGCTGGAGGCGGCGCAGCACGCCTACCCGGCCACACCGAAGGGTGCGGCGGACTCCTGGTGGCAGCCGGCCCATCTGGGCGGCACCGCCCCGACCCCGGCCCAGGCCCGAGCGCTCTGA
- a CDS encoding transglutaminase-like domain-containing protein: MQLTPLTADDSAYLAADSAVDHTHPLVRETAARLSAGADDLAEYARAAYEFVRDTITHSADADDPRITWRASDVLAQRTGICHAKSHALAALLRAEGVPVGFCYQKLDVLHGLIAMRLPGGRWIRQDPRGNKPGVDAQFRLDREQLAWPVRPEKGECDYPVLHSEPHPVILRALRRATDRAELWRLLDTAL; this comes from the coding sequence ATGCAGCTGACACCGCTCACCGCCGACGACTCGGCCTATCTGGCCGCCGACTCCGCCGTCGATCACACCCACCCGCTCGTCCGTGAGACGGCTGCCCGACTGAGTGCGGGCGCCGACGATCTGGCCGAGTACGCACGCGCCGCCTACGAGTTCGTACGCGACACCATTACGCACTCCGCGGATGCCGACGATCCCCGCATCACCTGGCGCGCCTCCGACGTCCTCGCGCAGCGGACCGGGATCTGTCACGCCAAGTCCCACGCGCTGGCAGCGCTGTTGCGCGCGGAGGGCGTTCCCGTGGGGTTCTGCTACCAGAAACTGGATGTCCTGCACGGCCTGATCGCCATGCGGCTGCCCGGCGGGCGCTGGATCCGGCAGGATCCGCGCGGCAACAAGCCAGGTGTGGACGCGCAGTTCCGCCTCGACCGCGAGCAGCTCGCCTGGCCCGTGCGCCCCGAGAAGGGGGAGTGCGACTACCCGGTGCTCCACTCCGAGCCGCACCCGGTCATCCTGCGGGCGCTGCGCCGGGCCACCGACCGCGCCGAGCTGTGGCGGCTGCTGGACACCGCGCTCTAG
- a CDS encoding threonine aldolase family protein, protein MADAQALNPSSASSAGAAAATDARRRHDPEVRGFASDNYAGAHPEILAALAVANGGHQSAYGADEYTEHLQAVIRSHFGRRAEAFPVFNGTGANVVALQAVTDRWGAVICADSAHIHVDECGAPERVGGLKLLTVPTEDGKLTPELIDREAYGWDDEHRAMPQVVSLAQNTELGTLYTVEEIRALCEHAHERGMLVHLDGARIANAAAALDVPMRAFTNAAGVDILSFGGTKNGMLFGEAVVVLNPDAVRHMKHLRKLSMQLASKMRFIAVQLEALLSGDLWLRNARHSNAMARRLAEGVRSVDGVEILYPVQANAVFARLPHDVSERLQKRYRFYFWDEAAGDVRWMCSFDTTEADVDGFLDALREEMAR, encoded by the coding sequence GTGGCTGACGCCCAAGCCCTGAACCCCTCGTCCGCGTCGTCCGCGGGGGCCGCCGCGGCCACGGACGCCCGGCGCCGCCACGACCCCGAGGTGCGCGGCTTCGCCAGCGACAACTACGCGGGCGCGCATCCGGAGATCCTGGCGGCGCTCGCCGTCGCCAACGGCGGCCACCAGTCCGCCTACGGCGCCGACGAGTACACCGAGCACCTCCAGGCCGTCATCCGCAGTCACTTCGGACGGCGCGCCGAGGCGTTCCCCGTCTTCAACGGCACCGGCGCCAACGTCGTCGCGCTCCAGGCGGTCACCGACCGCTGGGGCGCGGTGATCTGCGCCGACTCCGCGCACATCCACGTCGACGAGTGCGGAGCCCCCGAGCGCGTCGGCGGGCTGAAGCTGCTCACCGTGCCCACCGAGGACGGCAAGCTCACCCCCGAGCTGATCGACCGCGAGGCGTACGGCTGGGACGACGAGCACCGCGCCATGCCGCAGGTCGTCTCGCTCGCGCAGAACACCGAACTGGGCACGCTCTACACGGTCGAGGAGATACGCGCCCTGTGCGAGCACGCGCACGAGCGGGGCATGCTGGTCCACCTCGACGGTGCCCGCATCGCCAACGCCGCCGCCGCGCTGGACGTCCCGATGCGCGCCTTCACCAACGCCGCCGGGGTCGACATCCTCTCCTTCGGCGGCACCAAGAACGGCATGCTCTTCGGCGAGGCCGTCGTCGTGCTCAACCCCGACGCCGTCCGCCACATGAAGCACCTGCGCAAGCTGTCCATGCAGCTCGCCTCCAAGATGCGCTTCATCGCCGTGCAGTTGGAAGCGCTCTTGTCCGGGGACCTGTGGCTGCGCAACGCGCGGCACTCCAATGCGATGGCCCGCAGGCTGGCCGAGGGCGTCCGCTCCGTCGACGGGGTGGAGATCCTGTATCCCGTCCAGGCCAACGCCGTCTTCGCCCGGCTCCCGCACGATGTGAGCGAACGCCTCCAGAAGCGCTACCGCTTCTACTTCTGGGACGAGGCGGCCGGTGACGTGCGCTGGATGTGCTCCTTCGACACCACGGAGGCGGACGTCGACGGGTTCCTGGACGCACTGCGCGAGGAGATGGCCCGCTGA
- a CDS encoding SDR family NAD(P)-dependent oxidoreductase, translating to MTDTTTKRGYEGNGEGRLQGAVVAVAGAAGPAGRATLLRLAEEGAVVVASDADAERLADAVDAARFAHGGATVTGDTVDLLSLEETRAWADKTEKEFGRVDGLVHLVGGWRGSASFAETDLADWDTLHSLLIRTLQHTSLAFEGPLERSGYGRFLLVSAAGAGKPTAGNAAYAASKAAAEAWTLALGDAFHKAGGESGPPAAAAILVVKALVNDQMRADRPNAKFAGFTDVKDLAEAVAGTWTKPTEELNGTRLWLTPKP from the coding sequence ATGACGGACACGACGACGAAGCGTGGCTACGAGGGAAACGGTGAGGGCAGGCTCCAGGGGGCCGTGGTCGCGGTCGCCGGCGCGGCGGGGCCCGCGGGGCGCGCCACGCTGCTGCGGCTGGCCGAGGAGGGCGCCGTCGTCGTGGCCTCCGACGCGGACGCCGAGCGGCTGGCCGACGCGGTGGACGCGGCGCGGTTCGCCCACGGTGGGGCGACGGTCACGGGCGACACCGTCGACCTGCTGAGCCTGGAGGAGACCAGGGCATGGGCGGACAAGACCGAGAAGGAGTTCGGCCGGGTCGACGGCCTCGTGCACCTGGTGGGCGGCTGGCGCGGCTCGGCCTCGTTCGCCGAGACCGACCTCGCGGACTGGGACACGCTGCACAGCCTCCTCATCCGTACGCTCCAGCACACCTCGCTCGCCTTCGAGGGGCCGCTGGAGCGCTCAGGGTACGGGCGGTTTCTGCTGGTGAGCGCCGCCGGGGCCGGCAAGCCCACGGCGGGCAACGCCGCCTACGCCGCTTCCAAGGCCGCGGCCGAAGCCTGGACGCTCGCGCTGGGTGATGCCTTCCACAAGGCGGGGGGCGAGAGCGGCCCGCCCGCCGCCGCTGCCATCCTGGTGGTCAAGGCGCTGGTGAACGACCAGATGCGGGCCGACCGGCCGAACGCGAAGTTCGCCGGTTTCACGGACGTCAAGGATCTGGCGGAGGCCGTAGCCGGTACCTGGACCAAGCCCACCGAAGAGCTGAACGGAACCCGCCTGTGGCTGACGCCCAAGCCCTGA